Sequence from the Bacillus thuringiensis genome:
TTGAATATTTTCATAAAAAAAGGTAAACATTCTTCATGTTTACCTTTACTCAGATGTAATTCTAAGGAAATACCCATCTGGATCTAGAACTTTAAATCCCCTCATCTCCCATGGATAAGTTTGAATTTCTTCTTGTATTGTGCACCGCTTCTCTTTACAACGTTCATATACTTCTTCAATCCTATTGACAACAATAATTAGTTCCAAGCAATTCCCCTTCATCTCTTTTCGATTGTAAAAATAGTGATTTTCATTCAATCTTGAATCACTAACTAGTAATAAAGAAAACTGGTCATGATTAAAACGAGCTCCATGCATACTTCTTTTATACAGCATTAAACCAATTACTTCTTCATAAAACAATAATGACTTTTCTATATCATTTACATATAGCTGCACCCGGAACAAATGATTCATTCGTTTCCTCCTCATCAAAAAAAGCCCACTTGCTCAGTGGACTTTCTACTTTACAACGGTAAATCCCTCTTTCTAAACACCACAATTGCTACGATGAAAATACAAAGCGCTCCCGCAGTTAAACCTATACTTACCGGCCATATATTATACGTTCCTTCAGCAATTTCTTTCGGACGAAACAGTGTAAATAACGATAGACCTTTCATCCAATCTAACTTATCGCTTAATTTACCTACCATATCCGTTACGAAAAATAAAATAGTTAAACTCGCTGAGTAGCTAAGTGCCTTTCTCTCATCATTACATATGCAAGAAAAGAAAAATGAATAAGCACTAACGACTAAAAATATGAGCCCTCCGACTACGTTTATCTTCAGGAATAATTCTTTATTTAAGTTATTATCTTGTAAAAACCACTCTGCACCTACTATACCCGCTACATACGTAACAGCTACAATAATCAGTAGTCCCAATATGAGAATAGACGCTTGTGTAATTGCAATTTGCACTCTAGATACAGGTGTTGCTAGCAAGTATGCCATTGCTCCTTTATCAACATGACGAGCAATTAAATGCGTTGCAACTGTTACGCAAAAAATCGTTAAAATAATAATAAACAATAGACTATAATATTCGCCAGCTAAAAAATCCATTACGTTTTGAATCGGACTTTCCATGCCAACAATTTTTTTCACACTATCAGGCATAGCACTTATTAATTCATTTAACCCTTTCGCTGACACCATTGAGGGGAATATCCAAATTAATAACCATAAATAAAGAGCTGCACCAGTTGCATAGCTCAAAATACTTTTTTGCGTTTCTTTCAAACTAGCTAAAAACAATTGCTTATTCATGCTTTACCCCTTCTTTCTTATCGTAATAATGCATAAATAAATGTTCTAAATCCATTGCTCTCGTTTGAAGCGCCGTTACATTATAGTTTGAAAGTGTTTGTAAAACAGTTTGATAGTTTCCTTGCACAATAATCGATGCTTCTCTACCTTTCACCGCTTCAAATTGCAAATTACATTGTGTAAGAGATTCAATCTCTTCTTGCGATGATACGGTTACATCTATTACCTGTCGTCTCAAGCTTTGTAAATCATGAATATTTTCAACCGTTACAAGGCGACCATCTTTAATTATAGCCACTCTGTCACAAGTTCTCTCAATCTCAGTAAAAATGTGCGATGACATAAGGATTGTTTTCCCTCTTTGCTTTTCTTCTAATATTAAATCTATAAACACTTGCTGCATAAGTGGATCGAGTCCTGATGTTGGTTCATCTAAAATTAACACTTCTGGATCATGCATAAAAGCAGCAACAATCCCTACTTTTTGCTTCATTCCTTTAGACATTTTTCGAATCGGTGTTTTCACATCAAATTGAAGACGTTCTATTAATTCATCTCGTCTTTTCGTATCCTTTAGCCCACGCATTCCTTGCATTAACTTTAAAAATTCTAATCCGTTCATTCCTTCAATAAAAGAGATTTCTCCTGGTAAATAGCCAACTTCTCTTTGAATTTTCGCTGCTTCATTCCAACAATCTAATCCAAAAATTGTCGCTTTACCGTCTGTCGGTTTTATAAATCCCATTAAATTACGAATCGTTGTGGATTTACC
This genomic interval carries:
- a CDS encoding ABC transporter permease subunit; protein product: MNKQLFLASLKETQKSILSYATGAALYLWLLIWIFPSMVSAKGLNELISAMPDSVKKIVGMESPIQNVMDFLAGEYYSLLFIIILTIFCVTVATHLIARHVDKGAMAYLLATPVSRVQIAITQASILILGLLIIVAVTYVAGIVGAEWFLQDNNLNKELFLKINVVGGLIFLVVSAYSFFFSCICNDERKALSYSASLTILFFVTDMVGKLSDKLDWMKGLSLFTLFRPKEIAEGTYNIWPVSIGLTAGALCIFIVAIVVFRKRDLPL
- a CDS encoding VOC family protein, coding for MNHLFRVQLYVNDIEKSLLFYEEVIGLMLYKRSMHGARFNHDQFSLLLVSDSRLNENHYFYNRKEMKGNCLELIIVVNRIEEVYERCKEKRCTIQEEIQTYPWEMRGFKVLDPDGYFLRITSE
- a CDS encoding ABC transporter ATP-binding protein; protein product: MISVQNVTKQFSNGKGLFHITFDVKEGEVFGYLGPNGAGKSTTIRNLMGFIKPTDGKATIFGLDCWNEAAKIQREVGYLPGEISFIEGMNGLEFLKLMQGMRGLKDTKRRDELIERLQFDVKTPIRKMSKGMKQKVGIVAAFMHDPEVLILDEPTSGLDPLMQQVFIDLILEEKQRGKTILMSSHIFTEIERTCDRVAIIKDGRLVTVENIHDLQSLRRQVIDVTVSSQEEIESLTQCNLQFEAVKGREASIIVQGNYQTVLQTLSNYNVTALQTRAMDLEHLFMHYYDKKEGVKHE